A stretch of Rhizobium sp. BT03 DNA encodes these proteins:
- the nac gene encoding nitrogen assimilation transcriptional regulator NAC, with protein MDIRRLKSFIVIVDSGSITRAADLLHIAQPALSQQLAALEEHFGHKLLIRSQQGVSMTDAGHAVYRHAQIILRQMEQAQADASAAGNSLAGRVSVGLVPFSSAATLSVDLLAETRKRHPGILLHLTESVGQTYSQMIMNGRLEMALLHGTGPIKGVRFEPILSEEFFLVAHRDFAIEADAKPVAVNTLDGIPLLLPPAYNFVRRAVDTAFTRTRTNLKVVAEVEIVRTLARAVGSGLGATIMPKAIADRIVSESSEPLICRLVSPRIEETLSLCVSDQNPLSEPALAVRDILLELTARLKG; from the coding sequence ATGGACATCAGACGCCTCAAATCCTTCATCGTGATCGTCGACAGCGGCAGCATCACACGAGCGGCGGATCTCTTGCATATCGCCCAGCCGGCTCTCAGCCAGCAGCTTGCGGCGCTGGAAGAGCATTTCGGCCACAAGCTGCTGATCCGCAGCCAGCAGGGCGTCAGCATGACCGATGCCGGGCATGCGGTATATCGCCATGCGCAGATCATCCTTCGGCAAATGGAGCAGGCCCAAGCCGATGCGTCCGCCGCCGGCAATTCGCTTGCCGGGCGCGTCTCGGTCGGCCTGGTGCCGTTCAGCAGTGCTGCGACGCTCTCCGTCGATCTCCTGGCGGAAACGCGGAAACGGCATCCCGGCATCCTGTTGCACCTGACCGAAAGCGTCGGCCAGACCTACAGCCAGATGATCATGAACGGCCGGCTGGAGATGGCGCTTCTGCATGGAACCGGGCCGATCAAGGGCGTGCGCTTCGAACCGATCCTCAGTGAAGAGTTTTTCCTGGTCGCGCATCGCGACTTTGCGATCGAAGCGGATGCGAAACCCGTTGCGGTCAACACTCTCGACGGAATACCGCTGCTGCTGCCACCCGCCTATAATTTCGTCCGGCGTGCGGTCGATACCGCTTTCACCCGCACGCGCACCAATTTGAAGGTCGTGGCTGAAGTCGAAATCGTGCGCACGCTCGCCCGCGCGGTCGGCAGCGGTCTCGGCGCGACGATCATGCCGAAAGCGATTGCCGATCGCATCGTCTCGGAATCGAGCGAGCCGCTGATCTGCCGGCTCGTCTCGCCCAGGATCGAGGAAACGCTGTCGCTTTGCGTTTCCGACCAGAACCCGCTGTCGGAACCGGCGCTTGCCGTCCGAGATATCCTTCTCGAACTGACGGCGCGGCTGAAGGGTTAA
- a CDS encoding SDR family oxidoreductase, producing MPFSDYKTALVTGASSGIGAAVVERLRRENIEVHAVARSAEALQQLAERTGCIAHAIDVTDRPAIAELAGRVEFDILVNNAGVDRPKKFLDADEGDIDLIVDVNLRAVLHICRLVVPGMVARDRGHVINISSIAGAYNFGGNSSYHATKAGVSMLSNQLRIDAFGKRVRVTEICPGRVATDIFHHVHGDDPSIRERFIDGFELPEAADIADAIAFAISAPVAVNIGHMEITPTLQVMGGLQTARPQPKTDPSGEPGS from the coding sequence ATGCCATTCTCCGACTACAAGACCGCACTGGTGACCGGCGCCTCCTCCGGAATCGGCGCAGCCGTGGTTGAGCGGCTTCGCCGGGAGAACATCGAAGTCCATGCCGTCGCCCGCAGCGCAGAGGCACTGCAGCAGTTGGCAGAACGTACGGGCTGCATCGCCCATGCCATTGATGTGACCGACCGCCCGGCGATCGCCGAGCTCGCCGGCCGGGTGGAATTCGACATTCTCGTCAACAATGCCGGCGTCGACCGGCCGAAGAAGTTCCTGGACGCCGACGAGGGCGATATCGATCTCATCGTCGACGTCAATCTCAGGGCAGTCCTGCATATCTGCCGCCTGGTGGTGCCGGGCATGGTGGCGCGCGACCGCGGCCATGTCATCAACATCTCGTCGATCGCCGGCGCCTATAATTTCGGCGGCAACTCCTCCTATCACGCCACCAAGGCCGGCGTGAGCATGCTGTCGAACCAGCTGCGCATCGACGCGTTCGGCAAGCGGGTGCGGGTGACGGAAATCTGCCCCGGCCGCGTCGCCACGGATATTTTCCATCACGTTCACGGCGATGACCCCAGCATCCGGGAACGGTTCATCGACGGTTTCGAACTGCCTGAAGCAGCCGATATCGCCGACGCCATCGCCTTTGCCATATCGGCTCCCGTCGCCGTCAACATCGGACATATGGAGATCACGCCGACACTGCAGGTCATGGGCGGCCTGCAGACAGCAAGGCCGCAGCCGAAGACGGATCCATCCGGGGAGCCAGGCTCGTGA
- a CDS encoding 5-oxoprolinase subunit PxpA yields the protein MKIDLNSDMGEGFGPYRLCDDEAMMKIVSSANIACGFHGGDPDTMGRMVRLAKLNGVGIGAHPGLPDRLGFGRREMPFQADELRQQMLYQLGALMAIARAERVAVSHISFHAAMGNMVNRDPMLADLMMDAIATVDANLVVFVTSGSEIEGAAKRARLKTLALFLADRAYDAGGTLVARGLPGAVIKDEAAVRARVRKFLLDGSVETGDGGVIAMPARSILVHSDTPGALELAGIVRAEIEATGATLAPAAELAE from the coding sequence ATGAAAATCGATCTGAATTCCGACATGGGCGAAGGATTTGGTCCCTACCGGCTGTGCGACGACGAAGCGATGATGAAAATCGTCTCCTCGGCCAATATCGCCTGCGGTTTCCACGGCGGCGACCCCGATACGATGGGGCGCATGGTGCGGCTGGCGAAACTGAATGGTGTGGGCATCGGCGCCCATCCCGGCCTGCCTGACCGGCTGGGCTTCGGCCGGCGCGAAATGCCCTTTCAGGCGGACGAGCTCCGCCAGCAGATGCTCTACCAGCTCGGCGCGCTGATGGCGATTGCCAGAGCCGAGCGGGTGGCCGTCTCCCATATCAGCTTCCATGCGGCCATGGGCAATATGGTCAACCGCGATCCAATGCTTGCCGACCTGATGATGGACGCGATCGCCACCGTCGACGCCAATCTCGTCGTCTTCGTCACGTCGGGCAGCGAGATAGAAGGGGCCGCCAAACGCGCGCGCCTGAAAACGCTGGCGCTCTTCCTCGCGGATCGGGCCTATGACGCCGGCGGCACGCTTGTTGCGCGCGGGCTCCCGGGCGCCGTCATCAAGGACGAAGCCGCCGTGCGCGCCCGCGTCCGAAAATTCCTCCTCGACGGCAGCGTCGAGACCGGCGACGGCGGCGTGATCGCCATGCCGGCACGTTCCATTCTCGTCCACAGCGATACGCCGGGCGCCCTTGAGCTTGCCGGCATCGTGCGCGCCGAGATCGAAGCCACGGGCGCGACCCTCGCACCTGCCGCCGAACTCGCCGAATAA
- a CDS encoding pyridoxal phosphate-dependent aminotransferase — MSVIADRLKNVSISASAAMTQRARELAAKGIKVVSLSSGEPDFPTPTHAIEAAHAAALAGDTKYPPMDGTPALKAAIIRKFKRDNNLDYDASQIVVSGGGKQVIFNAMLATCNPGDEVVIPTPSWVSYADIVKFAGGVPVAVPCHEQTGFKLRAEDLEAAITPRTKWLFLNFPNNPTGAACSRAEMAAIAEVMLRHPNVWIMTDDIYEHLVYDDFQFCTIAEVEPRLYDRVLTMNGVSKAYAMTGWRLGFCAGSKELISAVSNVNGQNGGGIATLTQAAATAALDGPQDLLKERAAIYKTRRDFVLDKLSEVEGLRCHRPEGAFYIYPNISGLIGKTSKGGRKIETDVDFVMGLVEEHHVATVQGAAYGMSPFFRISYATSMEKLGEGCARIAQFCKDMR; from the coding sequence ATGTCCGTTATCGCCGACCGCCTGAAAAACGTCTCCATATCCGCCTCCGCCGCCATGACCCAGCGCGCCCGGGAATTGGCCGCCAAGGGGATCAAAGTCGTCAGCCTCTCCTCCGGCGAGCCGGATTTCCCTACCCCGACACACGCGATCGAAGCGGCGCATGCGGCGGCTCTCGCGGGGGATACGAAATATCCGCCGATGGACGGCACGCCGGCCCTCAAGGCCGCGATCATCAGGAAGTTCAAGCGCGACAACAATCTCGACTACGATGCCAGCCAGATCGTCGTCTCGGGCGGCGGCAAGCAGGTGATCTTCAATGCGATGCTGGCAACCTGCAATCCGGGTGACGAGGTCGTCATTCCGACGCCATCCTGGGTCAGCTATGCCGATATTGTCAAATTCGCCGGCGGCGTGCCGGTCGCCGTGCCCTGCCACGAGCAGACCGGCTTCAAGCTGCGGGCAGAGGATCTGGAGGCGGCGATCACCCCGCGCACCAAATGGCTTTTCCTGAATTTCCCGAACAATCCGACCGGGGCAGCCTGCTCACGGGCGGAGATGGCCGCCATTGCCGAGGTCATGCTGCGCCATCCAAACGTCTGGATCATGACCGACGATATTTACGAACATCTGGTCTATGACGATTTTCAATTCTGCACGATCGCGGAAGTCGAACCCAGATTATACGACCGCGTCCTGACGATGAACGGCGTCTCCAAGGCCTATGCGATGACCGGCTGGCGCCTCGGGTTCTGCGCCGGATCGAAAGAGCTGATCTCCGCCGTCAGCAACGTCAACGGCCAGAATGGCGGCGGCATTGCGACGCTGACCCAGGCGGCAGCGACCGCGGCGCTTGACGGGCCCCAGGACCTGCTGAAGGAGCGGGCGGCGATCTACAAGACGCGACGCGACTTCGTCCTCGACAAATTGTCGGAGGTAGAAGGGCTGCGCTGCCATCGGCCCGAGGGCGCCTTCTACATCTATCCCAATATTTCTGGGCTGATCGGCAAAACCAGCAAGGGCGGGCGAAAGATCGAGACCGACGTCGACTTCGTCATGGGTCTGGTGGAGGAGCATCATGTCGCGACTGTGCAAGGTGCTGCTTACGGAATGAGCCCCTTCTTTCGCATCTCCTACGCGACAAGCATGGAAAAGCTCGGCGAGGGCTGCGCGCGGATCGCCCAGTTCTGCAAGGATATGCGCTGA
- the pxpB gene encoding 5-oxoprolinase subunit PxpB: protein MIATTNRHASQREIVPATQGRARVSSIGARSFLLEAPGDFDLIAQRRIWALSQTVRSWADLAENIPGMTNLLVIFKETPEDPDAVVVRLLEAWENAQSIDLNGKTIEIPVHYGGEHASDLPALCDLSGLSDREVVRIHHEATYRVFALGSAPGFGYLHGLDPRIYMPRKTVPSLKMPKGCVTIGGMQTGVAMLTGPNGWNSIGFATLEMFDPTAPTPAMMAPGDTVRFLPARIEL from the coding sequence ATGATCGCCACGACGAACAGACATGCCTCGCAACGCGAAATCGTTCCGGCTACCCAAGGCCGGGCGCGGGTTTCCTCGATCGGGGCCAGATCCTTCCTGCTCGAGGCGCCGGGCGATTTCGATCTCATCGCGCAGCGGCGGATATGGGCCCTGTCTCAGACGGTGAGAAGCTGGGCGGACCTTGCCGAAAATATTCCCGGGATGACCAACCTGCTGGTGATCTTCAAGGAGACGCCCGAGGATCCCGATGCGGTGGTCGTCCGGCTGCTGGAGGCATGGGAGAATGCGCAGAGCATCGATCTCAACGGCAAGACTATCGAGATCCCAGTCCATTACGGCGGCGAACATGCGAGCGATCTTCCGGCCCTTTGCGATCTTTCGGGCTTAAGCGACCGCGAGGTCGTCCGCATCCATCATGAAGCGACCTACCGGGTCTTCGCCTTGGGCAGCGCGCCCGGCTTCGGCTATCTGCACGGCCTCGATCCACGCATCTACATGCCGCGAAAGACCGTGCCGTCGCTGAAGATGCCGAAGGGCTGCGTGACGATCGGCGGCATGCAGACCGGCGTTGCCATGCTGACCGGCCCCAATGGCTGGAACTCCATCGGTTTTGCGACGCTTGAGATGTTCGACCCAACCGCGCCGACCCCCGCCATGATGGCGCCCGGAGATACGGTGCGGTTCCTGCCGGCAAGGATCGAGCTATGA
- the accC gene encoding acetyl-CoA carboxylase biotin carboxylase subunit, whose translation MPEKLEQSAASGRRFDTVLIANRGEIAARIERACRELGLKTVAICSEADRQAPYIKTADHFLCIGPSAAGRSYLNQDAILLAARLTGAGAIHPGYGFLSENATFAGAAEKAGLTFIGPTASSIATMGDKIAAKRAMMVAGVPCVPGPDSALPDDPEAIERIALEIGYPVIVKAAGGGGGRGMRVVLKADQLHEAIALTREEARKAFGSPSLYMEKFLEHPRHIEVQVLCDDHGNAVWLGHRDCSMQRRHQKVVEEAPAPGIAPEIIEPVGTACVQACRQIGYRGVGTFEFLYEDGAFYFIEMNTRLQVEHPVTELTSGVDIVQAQIRAAQGEVLNLAQSDVTCEGHSLECRINAEDPDTFLPSAGVVTHLALPRGPGIRVDTHIHPGYRVSPYYDSLIAKLIVHAPTRAKAMARMCEALAGTEIEGIATNIPFLRALFEDHAFARGETDIHYLEHWLKLRRAAA comes from the coding sequence ATGCCGGAAAAGTTGGAACAATCCGCTGCCTCAGGACGCCGTTTCGACACCGTCCTCATCGCCAACCGCGGCGAGATCGCCGCCCGGATCGAGCGTGCCTGCCGCGAACTCGGCCTGAAGACGGTCGCCATCTGCTCCGAGGCGGACAGGCAAGCGCCCTACATCAAGACCGCCGACCATTTTCTCTGCATCGGCCCGTCGGCTGCAGGCAGGAGCTATCTCAATCAGGATGCCATCCTTCTCGCCGCACGCCTGACCGGCGCGGGCGCCATCCATCCCGGTTACGGTTTTCTGTCTGAGAATGCCACATTCGCCGGCGCGGCCGAAAAGGCCGGACTGACCTTCATCGGCCCGACGGCTTCATCGATCGCCACCATGGGCGACAAGATCGCGGCAAAGCGGGCGATGATGGTGGCCGGCGTTCCCTGCGTTCCCGGCCCCGACAGCGCGCTGCCCGACGACCCTGAAGCAATCGAGCGCATCGCGCTGGAGATCGGTTATCCCGTCATCGTCAAGGCGGCCGGCGGTGGCGGCGGGCGCGGCATGCGCGTCGTCCTGAAAGCCGATCAGCTGCATGAAGCGATCGCGCTGACGCGGGAAGAGGCGCGCAAGGCCTTCGGCTCGCCCTCGCTCTACATGGAAAAATTCCTCGAGCACCCGCGCCATATCGAGGTCCAGGTCCTTTGCGACGATCACGGCAATGCCGTGTGGCTGGGCCACCGGGATTGCTCGATGCAGCGCCGCCATCAGAAAGTGGTGGAGGAGGCGCCGGCGCCCGGGATCGCGCCTGAGATCATCGAGCCGGTCGGCACGGCCTGCGTGCAGGCCTGCCGCCAGATCGGCTACCGCGGCGTCGGCACCTTCGAATTCCTCTATGAGGACGGCGCTTTCTATTTCATCGAGATGAACACGCGGCTTCAGGTCGAGCATCCCGTCACCGAACTGACGAGCGGGGTCGATATCGTCCAGGCGCAGATAAGGGCGGCCCAGGGCGAGGTTCTGAATCTCGCCCAGAGCGATGTGACGTGCGAGGGGCACTCTCTCGAATGCCGCATCAATGCCGAGGATCCCGATACCTTCCTGCCGTCGGCCGGTGTCGTCACGCATCTCGCTTTGCCGCGGGGGCCGGGCATCCGCGTCGATACGCATATCCATCCCGGCTACAGGGTCTCGCCCTATTACGACTCGCTGATCGCCAAGCTGATCGTCCACGCGCCGACGCGGGCGAAAGCGATGGCCAGAATGTGCGAGGCGCTTGCCGGCACCGAGATCGAGGGCATCGCCACCAATATCCCCTTCCTGCGCGCCCTGTTCGAGGACCACGCATTCGCGCGCGGTGAGACGGATATCCACTATCTCGAACACTGGCTGAAGCTACGGAGGGCGGCGGCATGA
- a CDS encoding acetyl-CoA carboxylase, with the protein MSAIDFSDPGTIAFLTDALTAAGVEGLEISRPDGQIRIVISGEGGARISVPAAAPRASNFAAVVVKAPLAGHFCAEHPAAAVTPQTLPRSISDADVLGFIRVGHVLLPLRAGHSGVLTSLLAEPDALVGFGDPLFEIELPS; encoded by the coding sequence ATGAGCGCCATCGACTTCAGCGATCCCGGCACCATTGCATTCCTCACCGACGCGCTGACGGCCGCCGGCGTGGAGGGCCTCGAAATCTCCCGCCCGGATGGACAGATTCGCATCGTCATTTCGGGGGAGGGCGGCGCCCGCATCAGCGTGCCGGCAGCCGCACCCCGCGCTTCGAACTTTGCAGCTGTCGTCGTGAAGGCGCCGCTGGCGGGGCATTTCTGCGCCGAACATCCGGCCGCCGCCGTCACGCCTCAAACTCTGCCGCGCTCAATATCCGATGCCGATGTCCTCGGCTTCATCAGGGTAGGGCATGTGCTGCTTCCCCTTCGCGCCGGCCATTCCGGTGTCTTGACCAGCCTGCTCGCCGAACCTGACGCCCTGGTCGGCTTTGGTGATCCTCTGTTCGAAATCGAGCTGCCATCATGA
- a CDS encoding biotin-dependent carboxyltransferase family protein has translation MIEILETGPFNTVQDLGRPGYRDIGVSASGAMDPLAVRIGNILVGNDENAAVIEVQTFPFRLRFERRTVFAVTGADGHPRLEGSELIPWCAYMAEPGQILELKQPPLLARAYISLGGGLDIPVVMGSRSTSLRGGFGGNAGRPLAKNNRIAVGEDLEIAMLPATGLAVIEPAVALRDVFPAPVDGALPIRALPAGEHGLFAGDGEAFWGQTWRISSRSDRTGYRLSGEPITPTASIEMRSHGVVPGVIQVPPGGEPIVQMSDANTAGGYPKIAGVIECDLWRLGQARTGARLKFIRSTHAEARAVEQAVARYVEDVRLTSGMVKRALKAIA, from the coding sequence ATGATCGAAATCTTGGAAACCGGGCCCTTCAACACGGTGCAGGATCTCGGACGCCCCGGCTATCGTGATATCGGCGTGTCGGCGAGCGGCGCGATGGATCCGCTGGCGGTCAGGATCGGCAATATTCTCGTCGGCAATGACGAAAATGCGGCTGTGATCGAGGTGCAGACCTTCCCGTTCCGCCTGCGTTTCGAGCGGCGCACCGTCTTTGCCGTGACCGGCGCCGACGGTCATCCTCGCCTCGAGGGATCGGAACTCATTCCCTGGTGCGCCTATATGGCAGAGCCCGGACAGATTCTCGAACTGAAGCAGCCCCCGCTGCTGGCGCGCGCCTATATTTCGCTCGGCGGCGGGCTGGATATTCCAGTTGTCATGGGGTCGCGCAGCACGTCGCTGCGCGGCGGCTTTGGCGGTAATGCCGGCCGGCCGCTGGCGAAAAATAATCGGATCGCGGTCGGTGAGGACTTGGAGATTGCCATGCTGCCGGCCACGGGCCTCGCGGTCATCGAGCCGGCCGTGGCACTGCGCGACGTCTTCCCGGCTCCCGTCGATGGGGCGCTGCCGATCCGCGCCCTGCCTGCCGGCGAGCATGGTCTTTTCGCCGGAGACGGCGAAGCCTTCTGGGGCCAGACCTGGCGGATTTCCTCGCGCAGCGACCGCACGGGCTACCGTCTGTCCGGCGAGCCGATCACGCCGACCGCCTCCATCGAGATGCGCTCTCACGGCGTCGTGCCCGGCGTCATCCAGGTTCCGCCCGGCGGCGAACCGATCGTGCAGATGAGCGATGCAAATACGGCCGGCGGCTATCCGAAGATCGCCGGTGTGATCGAATGCGACCTCTGGCGGCTCGGGCAGGCCCGCACCGGCGCTCGCCTGAAATTCATTCGCTCGACGCATGCGGAAGCGCGCGCGGTCGAACAGGCCGTCGCCCGCTATGTCGAGGATGTCAGGCTGACATCCGGGATGGTCAAGCGTGCGCTGAAGGCGATCGCCTAA
- a CDS encoding amino acid ABC transporter permease — protein MSGFDLSAILGNPEYAAMLLHGIQMTFIIYAGSWTLAMALALLLLAVRLSPFRFGDPLVAAYVSYHRNVPTLVQLMLWYFGIFTLMPNGVATWLASHNAEAIFAVIGLGLCQAAYFSEDLRSGVRSVGPGQMEAARALGHGYVSAMRFVIMPQGVRNALPPLINHSVSLFKNSSLAVVIGASELTHAVKEIENLSFRTFEIYLIGTVLYLFFSLVIMSIGAYLSMRADPARSARA, from the coding sequence GTGAGCGGCTTCGACCTTTCGGCAATCCTGGGGAATCCCGAATATGCCGCCATGCTGCTGCATGGCATCCAGATGACCTTCATCATCTATGCCGGGTCCTGGACGCTGGCGATGGCGCTCGCACTTCTGCTGCTGGCCGTGCGCCTGTCGCCCTTCCGCTTCGGCGATCCGTTGGTCGCCGCTTACGTATCCTACCACCGTAACGTCCCCACCCTGGTTCAGCTGATGCTGTGGTATTTCGGGATTTTCACCCTGATGCCGAACGGGGTGGCGACCTGGCTCGCCAGCCATAATGCCGAGGCGATCTTCGCGGTGATCGGGCTCGGGCTCTGCCAGGCGGCCTATTTCAGCGAAGATCTTCGTTCGGGCGTGCGCTCGGTCGGTCCCGGCCAGATGGAGGCAGCCCGGGCTCTCGGCCACGGTTACGTCTCGGCGATGCGGTTCGTCATCATGCCGCAGGGCGTGCGCAACGCGCTGCCGCCGCTCATCAATCACAGCGTCTCGCTGTTCAAGAACAGCAGTCTCGCCGTCGTCATCGGCGCGTCGGAACTGACCCATGCCGTCAAGGAAATCGAAAACCTCAGCTTCCGCACCTTCGAGATCTACCTGATCGGCACGGTTCTCTACCTCTTCTTCTCGCTCGTGATCATGAGCATCGGCGCCTATCTGTCGATGCGC